The proteins below are encoded in one region of Dasypus novemcinctus isolate mDasNov1 chromosome 13, mDasNov1.1.hap2, whole genome shotgun sequence:
- the CENPL gene encoding centromere protein L, with protein MDPCDASELTPRQNVSSRLKDYFIGATPLQKRLESVRKHTSFVPTPPRRKIPQCSQLQEDVDPQKVAFLLHKQWTLYSLTPLYRFSYTNLKEYSRLLSAFITAEKQKGVAVEVGEDFNIKVIFSTLLGMKGTQRDPEAFFVQILTKSQLSSENTEDKVLWTGLFCCIFGDSLLETASEDFTCLPLFLANGAESNTAIIGTWFQKTFDCYFSPLAINAFNLTWMAAMWTACKMDRYMASTEFLWSVPCSPQSLDISYAIHPEDAKALWDSVHKTPGEVTQEEVDLFMDCLYSHFHRHFKIHLSATRLIRVSTSVASAHTDGKIKILCHKYLIGVLAYLTELAIFQIE; from the exons ATGGATCCTTGTGATGCGTCAGAATTGACTCCTAGACAAAATGTATCCTCAAGGCTTAAAGATTACTTTATAGGTGCCACCCCTCTGCAGAAACGATTAGAATCAGTCAGAAAGCACACTTCATTTGTCCCAACTCCACCTCGAAGGAAAATTCCCCAGTGTTCACAATTGCAG GAAGATGTTGATCCTCAAAAGGTTGCATTCCTTCTGCATAAACAATGGACTTTATATAGTTTAACTCCCTTATATAGATTCTCCTATACAAATCTCAAAGAGTATTCTAGACTTCTGAGTGCATTTATTACTGCTGAAAAGCAAAAAGGAGTTGCTGTGGAAGTAGGagaagacttcaacatcaaagtGATTTTTTCTACCCTCCTAGGAATGAAAGGAACGCAAAGGGACCCTGAAGCATTTTTTGTCCAG ATCCTGACAAAATCTCAGTTGTCATCTGAGAACACAGAAGATAAAGTGTTATGGACTGGTTTGTTCTGCTGTATATTTGGAGACAGTCTTCTGGAGACTGCTTCAGAAGATTTCACCTGTCTACCCTTATTTCTTGCAAATGGAGCAGAGTCTAATACAGCCATAATTGGAACCTGGTTTCAGAAAACCTTTGACTGCTATTTCAGTCCATTAGCAATCAATGCTTTTAATCTTACCTGGATGGCTGCTATGTGGACTGCATGCAAAATGGACCGTTATATGGCTTCTACTGAGTTTCTTTGGTCTGTACCCTGTAGCCCTCAAAGTCTGGATATTTCCTATGCCATACATCCAGAGGATGCAAAAGCTTTGTGGGACAGTGTCCACAAAACACCTGGGGAGGTTACCCAGGAAGAAGTTGACTTATTCATGGACTGCCTTTATTCACATTTCCATAGACATTTCAAAATTCATTTATCAGCCACAAGATTGATTCGTGTTTCAACATCTGTAGCTTCAGCACATACTGATGGAAAAATAAAG attCTATGTCATAAATACCTTATTGGAGTGTTGGCATATTTGACAGAACTGGCAATTTTTCAAATTGAGTGA